The Apium graveolens cultivar Ventura chromosome 6, ASM990537v1, whole genome shotgun sequence genome contains a region encoding:
- the LOC141666309 gene encoding two-component response regulator ARR14-like produces the protein MESCKSKNQNSDSKYGSTNEKMVSILVVDDDRTCLSVVASLLKGCSYQVLTAKDPLDALCILQTGAIKIDLIVSDVHMPGLDGFELQRRIQQEFQIPVVCDREASKLCEGSESGASFFVIKPITAEDLKSIWDFRNQWKKKLDKGKNITSNDSYDNDNEDDIGNKLYEKKSKRKLQITDNNNHNDGENIAIEGEALVIKKKNLNWTQSLHGKFLRAMQYLGSEGSIPRKIVSIMNVPGLKREEVASHLQQKKRLEAEHDPDMFKTLQNGNRWSSSFLSHKALLGYGKSKLLTNPGFARTCLMNGTYPSEMYHMNHNGFSRQIQPPACYNGSGQEVHSTFVSQRDFAYPQINYVVTEQQNESTDDENKYQDYYVGNNFDFGDAFLEEQDMPNTDKVHTELDEYHDNRCNNTGTPNFETKGNRQSNDDQQGMGKDF, from the exons ATGGAGAGTTGCAAGTCAAAAAACCAGAACAGTGACTCAAAATATGGAAGTACCAACGAAAAAATGGTGAGCATTTTGGTTGTGGACGACGATAGAACTTGCTTATCTGTTGTAGCTAGTTTGTTAAAGGGATGCAGCTACCAAG TTTTGACTGCCAAAGATCCTCTCGATGCTTTGTGCATTCTACAAACAGGGGCCATAAAGATTGATTTGATAGTATCAGACGTCCATATGCCGGGCCTGGATGGGTTTGAATTGCAACGAAGGATCCAGCAGGAATTTCAGATACCAGTTGTCT GTGACAGAGAAGCTAGTAAGCTATGCGAGGGAAGTGAAAGTGGAGCTTCTTTTTTCGTAATTAAGCCCATAACTGCAGAAGACTTGAAATCAATATGGGATTTCAGGAAccaatggaagaagaagctagataAAGGGAAAAACATAACATCCAATGATAGCTATGATAACGACAATGAAGATGATATCGGTAATAAGttatatgaaaagaaatccaagcGAAAGCTTCAGATAACTGATAACAACAATCATAATGATGGAGAAAACATAGCTATAGAAGGCGAAGCTTTGGTAATAAAAAAGAAGAACCTTAACTGGACACAAAGTCTCCATGGCAAGTTTTTAAGAGCTATGCAGTATCTAGGGTCTGAAG GATCTATTCCGAGAAAAATTGTTAGCATTATGAATGTGCCGGGACTGAAGAGGGAAGAAGTAGCCAGTCACTTGCAA CAAAAGAAAAGATTGGAAGCAGAACATGATCCAGACATGTTTAAAACTCTCCAAAATGGGAATAGGTGGTCCTCGTCATTTCTCAGCCATAAGGCACTACTAGGTTACGGAAAATCTAAGCTACTAACCAATCCAG GTTTTGCCCGGACTTGCCTAATGAATGGCACTTATCCAAGTGAAATGTACCATATGAATCATAATGGCTTTTCTAGGCAAATACAGCCACCAGCCTGCTATAATGGCAGTGGACAAGAAGTTCATAGTACATTTGTTTCACAGAGAGATTTTGCATATCCTCAAATCAATTATGTTGTCACTGAGCAGCAAAACGAATCAACCGATGATGAG AACAAATATCAAGACTACTACGTCGGAAACAATTTTGATTTTGGAGATGCCTTTTTGGAAGAACAAGATATGCCAAATACTGACAAGGTGCACACAGAGCTTGATGAG